TTGACAGAGGCATTGACTCCTCTTTCAGTCTTTCATATTCATGCACTATTGCCACGTCACCGtatcaaaaattattaataaagaGGTGCTTGGTTAACATATAATATTTGATTATTGATTTGAGGCAGTACAATAAATGGATCAAGAGAAATCACCAGGGGAGGGAATTGAGTCTTCGAAGCATTGGTCTTGGTTTACGCTTGTGGATAACTGGAATGATGGTGTGGAGGAGGTGGTTGTACCTCTGCCTCTTGATTTGTGCCTGTTCCTCTAATAATCGGGTATTCTCAGCCTCAAGTTGAAGAACCAAACATTCTAACTCGAGGGTGTAAGCTTGTCTGCGTTCCCTGGATCTGGCCGCAGACTCTCTGTTCTTGATCATCCTCCTCTGTTTCTGAAGGCTCGCCTTGTCAGCAGTGGTCAGAAACTCCTCCATGGCCTTGTTATTCGAAgcttcttcttctgcttcttctgCATGAGAACACACCCATGAGTCACGTGGCAGATCCGGATCAGTCGACGCCATCGATCTCACAACTCAATTATTCACTTCAATGCATTCAATCAATATATAGTTACTTATATACCTTGCCTCCCCCTACTTCCTTCTTTTATTAAAGCCGCCCTCCCTTATATTCATCTATTTATTTACTATTTCTTTcgtaataataataacaatccCAGCATTTTTGCCAAtttctgccaactcttatttataattgtgtttaATGAAAATGTCTTTctagatgtgtctaataaaaatatattttttataactgttgatcgaaaaatatttttgatataaGTAAGATGAATCGAAACAGATTGTATGGCCTTTTCAAAGAAGATAAATGAAGTTAAAAGTAATCGACTCTAATTTAGGTTTCAATTGTGCTGCCGATCAGAAAAGTCAAATCGAGTAAGAGTCTCGATTCGAAGAATTAGGAAGCTCGATCGGAAAAGCTAAATCGAGTAAGAGTCTCGATTTGAAGAATTGGGAAGAACTTTCGAAGAGCTGTTCAAGTGTTGATGGAAGCGGAAAAATTTGTGCCTTTTATCACAcgagaaaaatattagaaatatcCGCAATCACACACTGGGAACGGTTATCAACAGTAATTGCATTTCAAATTTGtgatttttcatttaattgtaattaattatcATCAAATTAACCGTTATGTAAGATAATCTATAAATACTGTAAATTGTTAGGGAATAAGGGTTGGAACTTTTACTCAAAAAAATATTCTAGCACTCTCACATCTCagcaaatttttaagtttgcGATCGAGTTTTCTTTTTCCATAGAGTTCCTTCcaccttcttcttttttcttttaatttcaattctgtttgtaaattttagattttatttaatcttATTCACTAAGTGTTATTTGCATCCCTTATTTTCTCTGTTTAATTTATCTTTCAGCATTCTATTACTTATTTTGAAGTTCTTTCATTTAATTTAAGGCGCTtttactgttttttttttttaattttagtacaAGCCTTTTCATTTATCATGTCTTTACTTGTTGAAAACTTTGATTTCTAAATTTCATTTaacattttataaatttattttatttttattgtcaaAACTTGTCTAATCGAAGATGTTTTGATGCACTTCTAAAAAATTGGTACTCGCACAGAGAAGTAGATTTCGCTCCCAGAATACTAGATATCGAACCACTatcgatttgctaaaaatcgACAAAACAATGGCCATGTTTAATAAAAgtgtctttatagatatattttctagatgtgtctctttatatgtgtttaaaatataataattaattattgttggcagataatatattaatatctTATACTtttcctaataataataatagaggaaGTATAGGGAGTATCtaatacaatgtgtacaataggATATAGAAATGTTCGATTCAGTAGGATATCAGATATTTATTATCTCTAGtactcggatggttattctggatAATATGAGTGTATTGTATTTGAGAAATTAGTAGTATTTTACTCTAAATGTTCATTTTTTAACTTATATTGGACCATATAAATAAcctattgtacacattgtacaaatactTTATTGATTCTCTAACGGAattcataataataatactaataatattCCTACAcaaca
This sequence is a window from Arachis stenosperma cultivar V10309 chromosome 10, arast.V10309.gnm1.PFL2, whole genome shotgun sequence. Protein-coding genes within it:
- the LOC130954580 gene encoding bZIP transcription factor 12-like → MASTDPDLPRDSWVCSHAEEAEEEASNNKAMEEFLTTADKASLQKQRRMIKNRESAARSRERRQAYTLELECLVLQLEAENTRLLEEQAQIKRQRYNHLLHTIIPVIHKRKPRPMLRRLNSLPW